Proteins from one Paenibacillus amylolyticus genomic window:
- the smpB gene encoding SsrA-binding protein SmpB — translation MGKNDGQSKVLAQNKKASHDYFIEDTYEAGMVLTGTEIKSLRNGRANIGDAFATIRNGEIHIHNMHISPFEQGNRNNPLDPTRTRKLLMHKVQIHKLLGLSKQDGYSIVPLKIYIRNGYAKLLLGLGKGKKQFDKRETAAKRDAQRDIQRAMREKQKVAR, via the coding sequence ATGGGCAAGAATGATGGACAGAGTAAAGTGCTCGCACAGAATAAAAAGGCTTCCCATGACTACTTCATTGAAGATACGTATGAAGCGGGCATGGTGCTTACCGGAACGGAGATCAAATCTCTTCGTAACGGCCGTGCGAATATTGGTGATGCCTTTGCCACGATTCGTAACGGTGAGATTCATATTCACAATATGCATATTAGTCCTTTTGAACAAGGGAACCGAAATAATCCGCTCGATCCGACACGTACGCGCAAGTTGTTGATGCACAAAGTGCAGATTCACAAGCTGCTCGGGTTGTCGAAACAGGATGGGTACAGCATTGTGCCGCTGAAAATCTATATCCGGAACGGTTACGCTAAGCTGTTGCTTGGACTGGGTAAAGGTAAGAAACAGTTTGATAAGCGTGAGACTGCAGCCAAGCGGGATGCACAACGTGATATTCAACGGGCAATGCGCGAGAAGCAGAAGGTTGCACGTTAA
- the rnr gene encoding ribonuclease R: MITEQQLLDFMRETAYKPMTYQELEQHFAIEDAADFKAFLIMLNSLEESGKVLLTRNNRYGMPERMDLVRGRLQAHAKGFAFLIPEDREHPDVYIHANDMKSAMNGDTVLVKVTSQGPSGGRLEGEIVRIVTRAVTQVVGVFQSHEVYGFVIPDDKRINRDIFIPRTNFAGAVDGQKVVAKIVSYPEGRAAAEGEVIEILGHKDEPGIDILSVIRKHQLPEAFPDEVVEEAEKAPDSITDEEIVQQGRRDLRGLNIVTIDGEDAKDLDDAVNVEKLPNGNYRLGVHIADVGYYVQENSKLDQEAYNRGCSVYLVDRVIPMLPQRLSNGICSLNPQVDRLTLSCEMEFNDQMKVVKHDIFTSVIKTKERMTYSNVRKILEGEEPELLERYKDLVDDFHLMKEIALKLRAMRMRRGAVDFDFEESKIIVDAECKPIDIVKRERSIAEQIIEEFMLAANETVAEHFHWLKVPFIYRVHEDPDQEKLQNFLAFAANFGHQVKGRGNAIHPRALQSLLEDIKETKEQTVISTMMLRSMKQAKYDSEMSGHFGLAAEFYSHFTSPIRRYPDLVIHRVIREVIENNGALPENRQEYLAARMADIAQQSSERERVAVEAERDTEKMKKAEYMLDKVGEEFEGMISSVTSFGMFIELENTVEGLIRLSALTDDYYHFDDQHMALIGERTSKVFRIGDEVKIRVARVSMEEYTIDFEMVDMKPRAERPGGFGGGRGGKGGRPGNGGGRGGAKGGFSGSRGGKGGSAGAGGNRGGRSPEESSKGKGGRGGRGGAASAGAGAGSSGGYGGKGGGKPKGERRAGDAGESTSRGKGAVSFGFGSGKGGYSSTTSSGSDSRSTSGQGSGPSGGSTRGEGSFKSGKGGGKGGKGGSGRKKTSPSGVFIGEAATPGGTQEGGAPRRKRKKSKGGAGNGTAAFVRKKKK, from the coding sequence ATGATAACAGAACAACAATTGCTCGACTTCATGCGGGAAACCGCTTATAAACCGATGACTTATCAGGAGTTGGAACAGCACTTCGCCATCGAAGACGCAGCTGATTTCAAAGCCTTTTTGATTATGCTTAATTCGCTGGAGGAATCCGGCAAAGTTTTGCTGACCCGCAACAATCGCTATGGCATGCCAGAGCGCATGGATTTGGTTCGCGGACGTTTACAGGCTCACGCCAAAGGCTTTGCTTTCCTCATTCCTGAGGATCGGGAGCACCCGGATGTGTACATTCACGCCAATGATATGAAGAGTGCGATGAATGGTGACACGGTATTGGTTAAAGTCACGTCCCAAGGCCCTTCTGGGGGTCGCCTGGAAGGTGAGATCGTCCGTATTGTTACTCGTGCAGTGACACAAGTTGTCGGTGTGTTCCAAAGCCATGAGGTGTACGGCTTCGTCATTCCGGATGACAAACGGATTAATCGCGATATTTTCATTCCGCGTACCAACTTTGCAGGGGCGGTTGATGGGCAGAAGGTTGTGGCAAAGATCGTCAGCTATCCAGAAGGCCGTGCGGCAGCAGAGGGTGAAGTGATTGAAATTCTCGGTCATAAGGATGAGCCGGGTATTGACATATTGTCCGTGATCCGCAAGCATCAGCTACCTGAAGCTTTCCCGGATGAAGTCGTAGAAGAAGCGGAGAAAGCACCCGACTCCATCACGGATGAAGAGATTGTACAACAGGGTCGCCGTGATCTGCGCGGACTTAACATTGTCACGATTGATGGTGAAGATGCCAAGGATCTGGACGATGCTGTAAATGTAGAGAAACTGCCTAACGGGAATTACCGTCTGGGTGTTCATATCGCCGATGTTGGATATTATGTACAGGAGAATTCCAAGCTGGATCAGGAAGCCTACAACCGTGGATGCAGTGTGTATCTGGTGGACCGGGTTATTCCGATGCTGCCACAGCGTCTGTCCAACGGGATCTGTAGTTTGAACCCGCAGGTGGATCGTCTAACCCTGTCTTGTGAGATGGAGTTTAACGACCAGATGAAGGTTGTAAAACATGACATTTTCACAAGTGTAATCAAAACCAAAGAGCGGATGACGTATTCCAACGTCCGTAAAATCCTTGAAGGTGAAGAGCCTGAATTGCTCGAGCGTTATAAGGATCTGGTCGATGATTTCCATCTGATGAAAGAAATTGCGTTGAAGCTGCGAGCGATGCGTATGCGTCGTGGAGCGGTTGACTTTGACTTTGAAGAATCCAAAATTATTGTGGATGCAGAGTGCAAACCGATCGATATCGTAAAACGGGAGCGCTCGATTGCAGAGCAAATCATTGAGGAATTCATGTTGGCGGCGAACGAAACCGTGGCAGAGCATTTCCACTGGTTGAAGGTTCCGTTCATTTATCGTGTGCACGAAGACCCGGATCAGGAAAAACTGCAGAATTTCCTCGCCTTTGCGGCGAATTTTGGACATCAGGTCAAAGGACGTGGCAATGCGATTCATCCACGGGCGCTCCAATCGCTGCTTGAGGATATCAAAGAAACCAAAGAACAAACCGTGATCAGCACAATGATGCTTCGTTCCATGAAACAGGCGAAGTATGATTCTGAAATGTCAGGTCACTTTGGCCTCGCGGCAGAATTCTATAGTCACTTTACATCTCCAATTCGTCGTTACCCCGATCTCGTCATTCACCGGGTGATTCGCGAAGTGATTGAAAATAATGGTGCTTTGCCAGAGAATCGTCAGGAGTATTTGGCAGCCCGCATGGCCGATATTGCACAGCAGTCTTCGGAACGTGAACGTGTGGCGGTTGAAGCTGAGCGAGATACAGAGAAAATGAAAAAAGCCGAGTACATGCTTGATAAAGTTGGCGAAGAGTTCGAAGGCATGATCAGCAGTGTGACCAGCTTCGGTATGTTCATTGAACTGGAGAACACGGTTGAAGGTCTGATTCGCCTGAGTGCGCTCACGGACGACTATTACCATTTTGACGATCAGCATATGGCTCTGATTGGTGAACGTACCTCAAAAGTCTTCCGTATCGGGGATGAAGTGAAGATCCGTGTGGCACGTGTCAGCATGGAAGAGTATACGATTGATTTTGAAATGGTGGATATGAAACCTCGCGCTGAACGTCCTGGCGGCTTCGGTGGCGGACGTGGCGGCAAAGGTGGACGTCCTGGTAACGGCGGCGGACGCGGTGGTGCCAAGGGTGGATTCAGCGGATCACGTGGCGGCAAAGGCGGCTCAGCTGGCGCTGGGGGCAACCGTGGTGGCAGATCACCGGAAGAGAGCAGCAAAGGCAAAGGTGGACGTGGCGGTCGCGGCGGAGCAGCGAGTGCAGGTGCGGGAGCAGGCTCATCCGGTGGCTACGGAGGTAAAGGCGGCGGCAAACCGAAAGGTGAGCGTCGTGCGGGTGATGCTGGCGAATCGACTAGTCGGGGCAAAGGCGCGGTAAGTTTTGGTTTTGGCTCTGGTAAAGGTGGTTATAGCTCTACTACATCAAGTGGTTCGGATAGTCGTTCAACCAGTGGACAAGGAAGTGGCCCTAGCGGCGGCAGTACTCGCGGTGAAGGAAGCTTTAAGTCCGGCAAGGGCGGCGGTAAAGGTGGCAAAGGTGGAAGTGGACGTAAAAAAACTTCGCCGAGCGGCGTATTTATCGGAGAAGCTGCAACACCGGGCGGCACTCAGGAAGGCGGAGCACCACGACGCAAGCGGAAGAAGAGCAAAGGTGGAGCTGGTAACGGTACAGCAGCTTTTGTACGGAAAAAGAAAAAGTAA
- the gap gene encoding type I glyceraldehyde-3-phosphate dehydrogenase: MIKVGINGFGRIGRLAFRRIQNVEGIEVVAINDLTDAKMLAHLLKYDTTQGRFDGDVEVHDGFFKVNGKEVKVLANRNPEELPWGDLGVDIVLECTGFFTTKEAAEKHLKGGAKKVVISAPATGDMKTIVYNVNHEILDGTETVISGASCTTNCLAPMAKTLQDKFGIVQGLMTTIHAYTGDQNTLDAPHPKGDFRRARAAAENIIPNTTGAAKAIGLVIPELQGKLDGAAQRVPVATGSLTELVTVLGKKVTAEEVNAVMKEASDPQTFGYTEDEIVSSDIQGITFGSLFDATQTKVLTVGDQQLVKTVAWYDNEMSYTAQLVRTLEHFAKMIK, translated from the coding sequence ATGATTAAAGTAGGTATTAACGGTTTTGGACGTATTGGACGCTTGGCATTCCGCCGTATTCAAAATGTAGAGGGCATTGAAGTAGTAGCAATCAACGACTTGACTGACGCTAAAATGCTGGCTCATTTGCTCAAATATGATACAACTCAAGGTCGCTTCGATGGCGATGTTGAAGTACACGATGGCTTCTTCAAAGTGAACGGCAAAGAAGTTAAAGTATTGGCTAACCGTAACCCGGAAGAACTTCCTTGGGGCGACCTGGGCGTAGATATCGTTCTGGAATGTACTGGTTTCTTCACTACTAAAGAAGCAGCTGAGAAACACTTGAAAGGTGGAGCTAAGAAAGTTGTTATCTCCGCACCAGCTACTGGCGACATGAAAACCATCGTTTACAACGTAAACCATGAAATCCTCGACGGTACTGAAACTGTAATCTCCGGCGCATCTTGCACAACGAACTGCCTGGCACCTATGGCCAAAACACTGCAAGACAAATTCGGAATCGTTCAAGGTTTGATGACTACAATTCACGCTTACACTGGCGACCAAAACACATTGGATGCTCCACACCCTAAAGGTGACTTCCGTCGTGCTCGCGCAGCAGCTGAAAACATCATCCCTAACACAACTGGTGCTGCTAAAGCAATCGGTCTGGTAATTCCAGAACTGCAAGGTAAATTGGATGGTGCAGCTCAACGTGTACCAGTAGCTACTGGTTCCCTGACTGAGCTCGTAACAGTTCTGGGTAAAAAAGTTACTGCTGAAGAAGTTAACGCAGTAATGAAAGAAGCTTCCGATCCACAAACTTTCGGATACACTGAAGACGAAATCGTATCTTCCGACATCCAAGGTATCACTTTCGGTTCCCTGTTTGATGCAACTCAAACTAAAGTTCTGACTGTTGGCGACCAACAATTGGTTAAAACTGTAGCTTGGTATGACAATGAAATGTCCTACACTGCACAATTGGTTCGCACTTTGGAGCACTTTGCAAAAATGATTAAGTAA
- a CDS encoding zeta toxin family protein: protein MSEIRPVMTVFAGTNGAGKSTLSLQMREWLGELVDPDQIARELKPENPRSADLSAGREAVKRIRSLIKSGTNFAIETTLSGSFVLKHMEIAKENNYEIVVYYIGLEDVQMHIDRVASRVEQGGHWIAEEDIRYRYGESLKNLKPALAIADRVTIIDNTYEPLIVAEIMQSDLIYCVESIPAWANPVLVGYCYSGNI, encoded by the coding sequence ATGAGTGAAATCAGACCAGTCATGACTGTGTTTGCTGGAACCAATGGAGCAGGGAAAAGTACACTCAGCTTGCAAATGAGAGAGTGGCTTGGTGAACTGGTTGATCCAGATCAAATTGCAAGAGAGTTGAAACCAGAGAATCCGCGTAGTGCTGATCTGTCTGCTGGCAGGGAAGCCGTGAAAAGAATCCGATCTCTCATTAAAAGTGGTACAAACTTTGCTATTGAAACGACATTGTCCGGATCATTTGTTTTAAAACATATGGAAATAGCAAAAGAAAACAATTATGAAATTGTCGTTTACTATATCGGTCTTGAGGATGTTCAAATGCATATAGATCGTGTAGCCTCTCGTGTTGAACAAGGTGGACATTGGATTGCAGAAGAAGACATTCGTTATCGATATGGTGAGTCATTGAAGAACCTTAAACCTGCTCTAGCCATTGCAGATCGGGTTACTATTATTGATAATACATATGAGCCTTTAATTGTTGCGGAAATCATGCAGAGTGATTTGATCTATTGTGTTGAGTCCATACCTGCGTGGGCTAATCCTGTTCTTGTGGGTTACTGTTACTCGGGTAACATCTAA
- the eno gene encoding phosphopyruvate hydratase: MTIISDVYAREVLDSRGNPTVEVEVYLESGAIGRAIVPSGASTGAHEAVELRDGDKSRYLGKGVLQAVKNVNETIAPEVIGMDALDQLGIDKLMITLDGTPNKGKLGANAILAVSMAVARAAADALDLPLYVYLGGFNAKALPVPMMNIINGGEHADNNIDVQEFMVLPVGAPSFKEALRVGAEIFHNLKSVLSSKGLNTAVGDEGGFAPNLGSNEEAITTIIEAIEKAGYKPGVDVFLGMDVASTEFYKDGKYTLAGEGKSYTSAEYVDLLASWVEKYPIITIEDGMSEDDWDGWKLLTEKLGDKVQLVGDDLFVTNTERLGRGIEEGIGNSILIKVNQIGTLTETFDAIEMAKRAGYTAVISHRSGESEDSTIADIAVATNAGQIKTGAPSRTDRIAKYNQLLRIEDQLGELAQYNGLKGFYNLKK; this comes from the coding sequence ATGACTATTATTTCTGACGTGTACGCTCGCGAAGTCCTCGACTCCCGCGGTAACCCTACAGTAGAAGTTGAAGTATACCTGGAGTCCGGCGCAATCGGACGCGCAATTGTTCCATCCGGTGCATCCACTGGTGCCCACGAAGCAGTTGAGCTTCGCGATGGCGACAAATCCCGTTACCTCGGTAAAGGCGTTCTGCAAGCTGTTAAGAACGTAAACGAAACAATCGCTCCAGAAGTTATCGGTATGGATGCATTGGATCAACTGGGTATCGACAAATTGATGATCACTTTGGATGGTACGCCAAACAAAGGTAAATTGGGTGCTAACGCAATCCTGGCTGTATCCATGGCAGTAGCTCGCGCAGCTGCTGACGCTCTGGACCTGCCATTGTACGTATACCTGGGCGGATTCAACGCTAAAGCTCTTCCAGTACCAATGATGAACATCATCAACGGTGGTGAGCATGCGGACAACAACATCGACGTTCAAGAGTTCATGGTTCTTCCTGTTGGAGCACCAAGCTTCAAAGAAGCTCTTCGCGTAGGCGCTGAAATCTTCCACAACCTGAAGTCCGTATTGAGCTCCAAAGGCTTGAACACAGCTGTAGGTGACGAAGGTGGTTTCGCACCGAACCTTGGTTCAAACGAAGAAGCAATCACTACAATCATCGAAGCGATTGAAAAAGCGGGTTACAAACCAGGTGTTGACGTATTCCTGGGTATGGACGTAGCTTCCACTGAGTTCTACAAAGATGGTAAATACACATTGGCTGGCGAAGGTAAATCTTACACTTCCGCTGAGTATGTTGACCTCTTGGCTTCATGGGTTGAGAAATACCCAATCATCACAATTGAAGACGGTATGTCCGAAGATGACTGGGATGGTTGGAAATTGCTCACTGAGAAATTGGGAGACAAAGTACAACTCGTTGGTGATGACCTGTTCGTAACAAACACTGAGCGTCTGGGCAGAGGTATCGAAGAAGGTATCGGTAACTCCATCCTGATCAAAGTTAACCAAATTGGTACATTGACTGAAACATTCGATGCAATCGAAATGGCTAAACGTGCAGGATACACAGCTGTAATCTCCCACCGTTCCGGTGAGTCCGAAGACAGCACAATCGCTGATATCGCTGTTGCAACAAACGCTGGTCAAATCAAAACGGGTGCTCCTTCCCGTACAGACCGTATCGCGAAGTACAACCAATTGCTCCGCATTGAGGATCAACTGGGTGAACTGGCTCAATACAATGGTCTCAAAGGATTCTACAACCTTAAAAAATAA
- the secG gene encoding preprotein translocase subunit SecG gives MDIALKLLLVVFSIGLITVVLLQHGKSAGLAGAISGGAEHLFGKTKARGLDLFLQRATVVLGAGFMILSIIVTVVSK, from the coding sequence ATGGATATTGCTTTGAAATTGCTGCTCGTTGTCTTTTCGATCGGTCTAATCACTGTAGTATTGCTGCAGCACGGGAAAAGCGCTGGTTTGGCGGGTGCCATCTCCGGTGGTGCGGAACATCTTTTCGGTAAAACGAAAGCGCGCGGATTGGATCTCTTCCTGCAACGTGCAACGGTGGTACTGGGTGCAGGATTTATGATTTTGTCTATTATTGTTACGGTGGTTTCCAAGTAA
- a CDS encoding phosphoglycerate kinase, translated as MNKKSVRDIELTGKRAFVRVDFNVPLEDGKITDDKRIRATLPTINYLIEKGAKVILASHMGRPNGEVVESLRLTPAAERLSELLGKTVAKADDSVGEAVKAQVAELNDGDVLLLENVRFHAGEEKNDPELAKQFAELADVFVNDAFGAAHRAHASTEGIAHLLPAVSGLLMEKELEVLGKAISNPERPFTAIIGGSKVKDKIDVIDNLLNIADNVIIGGGLTYTFFKAQGHEIGQSLLDESKLDVALGFIEKAKKLGKNFYLPVDIVVSDDFSAKANTQIVDIDGIPADWEGIDIGPKTREIYADVIKNSKLVVWNGPMGVFEIEPFSHGTRAVAEACAETEAYTVIGGGDSAAAAEKFKLADKMNHISTGGGASLEFMEGKVLPGVVALNDK; from the coding sequence ATGAACAAAAAAAGTGTACGCGATATCGAATTGACAGGAAAACGGGCTTTTGTCCGTGTAGATTTCAATGTGCCGCTCGAAGATGGTAAAATTACAGATGACAAACGTATTCGTGCAACGCTTCCTACAATCAACTACTTGATTGAAAAAGGCGCTAAAGTCATTTTGGCAAGCCATATGGGTCGTCCTAACGGCGAAGTGGTTGAATCCTTGCGTTTGACTCCAGCAGCTGAGCGTTTGTCTGAATTGTTGGGTAAAACAGTTGCTAAAGCTGACGATTCTGTTGGTGAAGCTGTTAAAGCTCAAGTGGCTGAACTGAACGATGGCGACGTATTGTTGCTTGAGAACGTTCGTTTCCACGCAGGCGAAGAGAAAAATGATCCGGAACTGGCAAAACAATTTGCTGAACTGGCTGACGTTTTCGTAAACGATGCGTTTGGCGCGGCTCACAGAGCACACGCTTCGACTGAAGGAATCGCTCACTTGCTTCCAGCAGTGTCCGGTTTGCTGATGGAAAAAGAACTTGAAGTGTTGGGTAAAGCGATCTCCAACCCTGAGCGTCCTTTCACAGCAATCATCGGCGGATCCAAAGTTAAGGACAAAATCGATGTAATTGACAACCTGCTGAACATTGCAGACAACGTAATCATCGGTGGCGGTCTGACTTACACGTTCTTCAAAGCACAAGGACATGAAATTGGACAATCCTTGTTGGATGAATCCAAACTTGATGTTGCGCTTGGTTTCATCGAAAAAGCGAAAAAATTGGGCAAAAACTTCTACCTGCCGGTAGATATCGTTGTGTCTGATGATTTCAGTGCAAAAGCCAACACACAAATCGTTGACATCGACGGCATTCCAGCAGACTGGGAAGGCATTGACATCGGTCCTAAAACACGTGAGATCTATGCTGACGTAATCAAAAACTCCAAATTGGTTGTATGGAACGGACCAATGGGCGTATTTGAAATCGAGCCATTCTCCCACGGTACTCGTGCAGTAGCGGAAGCTTGCGCTGAGACAGAAGCTTACACTGTAATTGGTGGCGGTGACTCCGCAGCAGCAGCTGAGAAGTTCAAATTGGCTGACAAGATGAACCACATCTCTACAGGTGGCGGTGCATCGCTCGAGTTCATGGAAGGTAAAGTACTTCCAGGCGTAGTGGCATTGAACGACAAGTAA
- a CDS encoding uracil-DNA glycosylase has translation MSQTQQEIREFVAGIQAYVSPVNVINPWRDYVTGYDIGPEAVKIRSEQLVRYFEPRMCKARYIFIAEAVGYQGARFSGVPLTSERMVIGNHSLVNTQMIFPGEPGVRTSLPNIAKPNRSQALYGFAEPTASIIWGEVLSSSRWRPTDFIFWNIYPFHPYQSPEKRMTNRTPTLAELEDGVLFARQLMQLNPDAQIVAIGRKSADTLSAHLIKHHHVPHPANGRAVQFQKAVRSII, from the coding sequence ATGAGCCAAACGCAGCAAGAGATCCGCGAGTTTGTTGCAGGGATACAAGCATATGTGTCACCAGTAAATGTGATTAATCCTTGGCGAGATTATGTGACGGGTTATGATATCGGCCCCGAAGCGGTGAAGATTCGGTCGGAACAATTGGTCAGGTATTTCGAACCAAGAATGTGCAAGGCTCGGTACATATTTATTGCGGAAGCCGTGGGATATCAAGGGGCGAGGTTCTCTGGTGTACCCTTGACGTCTGAGCGAATGGTTATCGGGAATCACTCGTTGGTGAATACCCAGATGATTTTCCCAGGTGAGCCGGGTGTGCGAACAAGTCTGCCCAATATCGCCAAACCTAACCGGAGTCAGGCACTTTATGGATTCGCAGAACCGACAGCATCCATCATATGGGGCGAAGTATTATCCAGTTCAAGGTGGAGACCAACGGACTTTATATTTTGGAACATCTATCCTTTTCATCCTTATCAATCTCCTGAAAAAAGGATGACGAATCGAACGCCGACTTTGGCAGAGTTGGAGGATGGTGTGTTATTCGCCAGACAGCTTATGCAACTGAATCCTGATGCTCAGATTGTAGCGATTGGCAGGAAGTCAGCAGACACGTTAAGCGCCCATCTCATTAAACATCACCATGTTCCCCATCCTGCAAACGGGAGAGCAGTACAATTTCAAAAAGCAGTAAGGTCAATAATCTAG
- the tpiA gene encoding triose-phosphate isomerase, which produces MRTPIIAGNWKMFKTVSESNDFIQEVKGKAEVEGVETVICAPFTNLPSLVEAVKGTNIKIGAQNLHFEDNGAFTGEISGVMLKDLGVDYVIIGHSERRQYFGETDETVNKKLHAAFRHGLTPIFCLGETLEEREANQTKDVCKVQTVAAFEGLSAEQAAQVVIAYEPIWAIGTGKSSTSQDANEVIAYIRTLVKDLYNETVANAVRIQYGGSVKPENVTEYLGQSDIDGALVGGASLQPASFIALVEGAK; this is translated from the coding sequence ATGAGAACACCGATTATCGCAGGTAACTGGAAAATGTTCAAAACGGTTTCCGAATCCAATGACTTCATTCAGGAAGTTAAAGGAAAAGCGGAAGTTGAAGGCGTGGAGACTGTAATCTGCGCACCGTTTACGAATCTGCCATCCCTGGTAGAAGCCGTTAAAGGCACAAACATCAAAATTGGTGCACAAAATCTTCACTTCGAAGACAATGGTGCATTCACAGGTGAAATCAGCGGTGTAATGCTGAAAGACCTGGGTGTGGATTATGTCATTATTGGTCACTCGGAGCGCCGTCAATATTTTGGGGAAACCGATGAGACTGTCAATAAAAAGTTGCATGCAGCATTCCGTCACGGATTGACTCCAATCTTCTGCCTTGGTGAGACGCTTGAAGAGCGCGAAGCAAACCAAACAAAAGACGTATGTAAAGTGCAAACGGTCGCTGCTTTTGAAGGTCTGTCCGCAGAGCAAGCGGCACAAGTCGTTATCGCTTATGAGCCAATCTGGGCGATTGGTACAGGCAAATCCTCCACTTCCCAAGATGCGAATGAAGTTATTGCTTACATCCGTACTCTGGTGAAGGATCTGTACAACGAAACGGTTGCGAATGCAGTTCGTATTCAATACGGCGGCAGTGTTAAACCGGAGAACGTAACAGAATACCTCGGACAAAGCGACATCGACGGCGCTCTTGTTGGCGGTGCCAGCTTGCAGCCGGCTTCGTTCATCGCGCTTGTTGAGGGGGCGAAGTAA
- the gpmI gene encoding 2,3-bisphosphoglycerate-independent phosphoglycerate mutase, protein MTAPKPVALIIMDGFGLRNTVEGNAVAQAKKPNYDRLMSQFPHTTLTACGEAVGLPEGQMGNSEVGHLNIGAGRIVYQDLTRISKSIRDGEFYDNETLVKAVREAKQSGKKLHLYGLLSDGGVHSHIDHLFAMLDLAKKEGMNDVYIHAFMDGRDVMPDSGKDFMQKLIAKIEEVGVGQIATVQGRYYAMDRDKRWERVEKSYRAIVYGDGPKYTDPLKAVEESYEKSVFDEFVEPTVIVKADGEPVGLVESGDSVIFLNFRPDRAIQLSQVFTNSDFRGFDRGPKFPVGLHFVCLTLFSETVEGYVAYEPKNLDNTLGEVLVQNNKKQLRIAETEKYPHVTFFFSGGRDVELPGETRVLINSPKVATYDLQPEMSAYEVADAAVREIEADKHDAIILNFANPDMVGHSGMLEPTIKAVEVTDECMGRVVDAVLAKGGVVLITADHGNADMVFDEQGRPFTAHTTNPVPFIVTDANVTLREGGILADIAPTILDLMQLPKPEEMTGTSVIATRK, encoded by the coding sequence ATGACAGCTCCAAAACCTGTAGCACTGATCATCATGGATGGCTTTGGTCTGCGTAACACGGTGGAAGGCAATGCGGTAGCCCAAGCCAAGAAACCGAACTATGACCGTCTCATGAGCCAATTCCCACATACAACCCTGACTGCTTGCGGTGAAGCTGTAGGTTTGCCAGAAGGTCAAATGGGAAATTCCGAGGTAGGTCACCTGAACATTGGTGCCGGCCGGATCGTATACCAGGATTTGACCCGTATCTCCAAATCGATTCGTGACGGCGAGTTCTACGACAATGAAACACTTGTCAAAGCTGTTCGCGAAGCGAAACAAAGCGGTAAAAAGCTTCATCTCTACGGTTTGTTGTCCGATGGCGGCGTACATAGTCACATCGACCACCTGTTTGCCATGCTGGATCTGGCCAAAAAAGAAGGAATGAACGATGTATATATTCATGCCTTCATGGATGGCCGTGATGTTATGCCAGACAGTGGTAAAGACTTCATGCAGAAGCTGATCGCCAAGATTGAAGAAGTTGGTGTAGGACAGATCGCTACGGTACAAGGTCGCTATTACGCGATGGACCGTGACAAACGTTGGGAACGGGTTGAGAAATCATACCGCGCCATCGTTTATGGAGATGGACCGAAATACACTGACCCACTCAAAGCGGTTGAAGAATCGTATGAGAAATCCGTATTTGACGAATTCGTTGAACCAACGGTTATCGTTAAAGCGGATGGTGAACCGGTAGGTCTGGTTGAGAGCGGTGATTCCGTAATCTTCCTTAACTTCCGTCCTGACCGTGCAATCCAGTTGTCGCAAGTGTTCACGAACTCCGATTTCCGCGGTTTTGATCGTGGTCCGAAGTTCCCTGTGGGCTTGCACTTTGTATGCCTGACGTTGTTCAGCGAGACGGTTGAGGGTTATGTGGCTTATGAGCCGAAGAACCTTGACAATACGCTGGGTGAAGTACTGGTACAGAACAATAAAAAACAACTGCGTATTGCAGAAACTGAGAAATACCCGCACGTTACCTTCTTCTTCAGCGGCGGTCGTGATGTGGAGCTTCCGGGCGAAACTCGTGTACTGATCAACTCACCAAAAGTTGCAACGTATGACCTGCAACCAGAGATGAGCGCATACGAAGTAGCAGATGCAGCAGTCCGTGAGATTGAAGCAGATAAGCACGATGCGATTATCCTGAACTTCGCTAACCCTGACATGGTTGGACACTCCGGTATGCTGGAGCCTACCATCAAAGCGGTTGAAGTAACGGATGAGTGCATGGGCCGTGTTGTAGACGCGGTACTTGCCAAAGGCGGCGTAGTGCTGATTACTGCGGATCATGGTAATGCGGATATGGTGTTCGATGAGCAAGGACGTCCGTTCACAGCTCATACAACGAACCCGGTTCCATTCATCGTTACAGATGCCAATGTAACATTGCGTGAAGGCGGAATACTGGCGGATATCGCGCCAACAATCCTCGACCTGATGCAGTTGCCTAAACCGGAAGAAATGACAGGAACATCTGTTATTGCTACTCGTAAATAA